GCTCCCACAGGGGAAATCGCCAACCATGCCAGAAATCCCCGTCAATGAAGACCGCAACCTTTGCCTGATGGAAGACAATATCAGGCCGTCCAGGTAGGTCTTTCACGTGCTTGGAGAAAGACACCCCAGATTGATGGAGGCGGGCACAAATAACCCTCTCGGGACTGGTATTCTTTCCTTTGATTCGCGACATAAGTCTGCTGCGT
This is a stretch of genomic DNA from Candidatus Zixiibacteriota bacterium. It encodes these proteins:
- a CDS encoding very short patch repair endonuclease, translated to MSAEKRSRLMSRIKGKNTSPERVICARLHQSGVSFSKHVKDLPGRPDIVFHQAKVAVFIDGDFWHGWRFPLWEHKLAETWRVKIAATRERDQRNFRRLRGLGWKVLRIWEHQVENTLKECVERILKAVED